The Rubidibacter lacunae KORDI 51-2 DNA segment TCCAGGCTAGGCTCTGGCAGCAGATGTTCGGCGCAGGAGACTTCCTTGGGCAGCAGTGGTGCAGAAGCAATACTGGTACGTGCGTTCCAGGGCCTGCAGTTTTGCGCTCTCTTCGCGAGCAAATCTGTTAGGCGCCCGGCATCGAGCCACTCGCCCGCAGCTCCCATCCCTCCCTGCCCAAAACTGCTAGGGGCGATCGCAGCTTTCCGATAAAACATTTCAGACAGTGGCGATCAGAAACAATCTCGGATATGATTCTGTTTCAGAGGCTGTTTGAAAAGCGTTCTACCGGGTATTAAATTGACCAGAGCAACACGCTGGCAAGCTGAGATCAGCATTTTTATCTGGAGGTATGAGTTCGCTTTAATGCGACCCGTGTTTCAAACAGACTCTCAATGAGTAGTTCACCTGTTCGGCTGCAAGCACACTGACTTTTTTCTATCATGAATGCACTTTGGGATTTTTCGTTTAAGAATTTCTTCGCTCCGAAATTCATCGGTCTTCTCTACGCAATCGGATTGGGTCTAATAGGTTTGTTTAGTCTTTTGTTTCTTGGCTTGGGTTTCAGATCGGGGATTCTTGCAGGACTTCTTTCCTTAATTTTAACGCCCGTTTTTGCACTTTTGGAAATCATTTTTTTGAGAATTTTTCTGGAAAGTATGATTGCTGTAATCCGTGTTGCTGAGGAATCTATCAAGATTGCAGCAAGTGTCAAGGAAACTGCCGAAAATACGAAGACCGTTACACAGGGAAATGAAGGATTTTAGATGCGGAAGCCCTTAGAGAGTGTTGTGATTTAATCCTGTCTGCCAGCAGCGGTCGCTTTCCTGTCTCCATCGTTTTCAAGTTGAGATTCCCCGTGGTCACGCTCGATCTCAAGGCTGACTTTCAGCGCAGGGCAACCATCGTCCCACACGCCACTCGCGATGCCAGATCCTCCAGAATACTGTCCGAGCCAGATTGCAGCGATTCTCTCAGCATTCTCATCTGAAGATTCACCAACGGCAAGTAATCAAGGGGACCTGATATCAAAGTCAAAAGAATATCAACATCGTGGTGACTCCCACCCGCAAGCAATTGTTGAGAGAGATCGCGTTTGGTGCCGGCAACAGCAACGCGCTGTTCGAACACAACGATCGCGGCGCGGGCAGCCGCCAATTCAGCGGCCGCTAACCCAGAGCGGGCAGCATAGGCTGTCGTTTGAGGGAGTCCCCCTGGGTGGCTATGTTCGGGCCATCGCAGAATTAATCCTGCGGGACTTCGAGGCTGGCGAGTTCTTGTTAAATTAATAAACCCCGCATAACGCGTACTAGGAGCGTCCCAGCAAAGCGACTGCCTTCGGTAACTTAGGCTGCCCGCAAGGTGCCCCAGTCGCTTGCTGTGGCGGATTCTAACGCGCGGACTACGTAATCTTTATGGATGCGCATGGGAACGAGTTGCGGCTCCAAAAAAGTGGATATTCGTTCCTACTTGGCGGAACGAAGATCCAAGCGCGGCGAGGATAATGGGTAGGAGCTTGCCATGGTAAGCCTAGAAGTTTCTCGGGGTTGACCGCAATCCCGGCTGGATCGTTCTCGCTCCTTAAGGTTGCTTTGAGGTTTTGGGCTTTTACCAGCTATCCGGTCAAAGGGGTAGAAAAAAGAGAGAAGCAATTGGGTAGAAACTAGGTAAATTGAACTGCGCGAAATCTTCCCATCAGTCGATCTCGCAGCAGCAGTGGCACCTGCAGATCGTCCAATCTCCACGCCACTTCGGGTTCGACTCTAATCCGACGCGGCACGATCTTTTGCGCTGCAGCGCTGGCGGCGCACCTCAAAGAGCAGCAGGGCGGCCGCAGTTGCTGCGTTCAACGACTCAACTCCCGGCGCGATCGGAATGCACGCCTGCACGTCCGCTAGTTCGGAAAGCTCCGCAGACAATCCTGCCCCCTCGTTCCCGAGCAGGATCAGCGTCGGACCTCTTAGATCGACATCCCAGTAAGTCCGCTTTGCCCGAGGCAGCGTCGCGATCGCCTGACCGCCCTGCTGCTGGAATGCCCGTACAACCGCTCCCACATCTGCTGCAACGGCAATGGGCAGCGTCAGCCAAGCGCCGGCCGAGGCTCGCAACACCTTTGGACTATCTGGATCCACGCTGTCGGCACTCAGCCACAATCCCCCGACTTCTGCAGCTACAGCCGTGCGAATCGTCGTGCCCAAATTGCCCGGATCCTGCAGGCGCTCAGCCGCGATGCCCAAATCGATCGCCGGTGATGGAACACGGTGCAATTGCGACCGTCGAGCCGTTGCAACGACCCCGTCGGGATTGACCGTCGTTGCTAACTTTACCAACACCTCCGGCGCGACCGACTCCGCCCGTTGCGCCCGCGCGCTTGCCCGCAACCAAAGGTGCGGGTAGCGCTCCTGCCACTCCGGCGTCGCACACACCTCCACTAGCGATCGCTCGAGTTCGCAAGCCGTCGCCACTAGGTGCGTACCCTCGAGCAACAGCAAATCCAGATTGCGCCGTTCCTTTGCGCGGTGCAGCTTGCGAATCTGCTTGACGAGCGGGTTCTGAAGGCTGGTCAGCACGGAAAGTTAGCGCTTACTCATCATTGTCTTCGTCCTCTCGGCCGTTGTCGAGAGCTTGGAGACGCTCCTCGGCGCGGGTAGCGCCCTCGCCGTCACCCTGACTGGTGTAGAGGTCGCGAGCGGTGCCGAAAGCCCGACGGGCTTCGCCCAAGCGATCGCGTCCCTGAAGTGCCAGCCCCAAATTGAAGTAGACCCCGGGGTTTTGCGGGGCAAGCTCCGTCAAGCGGCGATAGGTCACGATCGCCAGCAGGTAATCTTCACGAACCAGAAGCACTTCTCCGATCGCGGCTTGAACCTCGATCGACTGCGGCGCGATCGAGGCGGCCTGCTTATATGCACTCAGTGCCTCGTCCCACCGGTCTTCTGCTTGAAGAAGCTGCCCGGTTTGATAATGCAGGCCAGCATCGCGCGGATTGAGGCGCTCGGCCGTCTGGAGCGCGCTCGCCGCCTCCGTCACATGACCGCTCTCAAAATAGACCCGGGCGAGTTTAAGTTGTAGTTGCGCATCGGTGGGATCGAGCGCGATCGCCTGCTCGAAGGCTTGTATTGCACCGTCCGGGGACCCTTGC contains these protein-coding regions:
- a CDS encoding DUF4282 domain-containing protein — its product is MNALWDFSFKNFFAPKFIGLLYAIGLGLIGLFSLLFLGLGFRSGILAGLLSLILTPVFALLEIIFLRIFLESMIAVIRVAEESIKIAASVKETAENTKTVTQGNEGF
- a CDS encoding TrmH family RNA methyltransferase, with product MLTSLQNPLVKQIRKLHRAKERRNLDLLLLEGTHLVATACELERSLVEVCATPEWQERYPHLWLRASARAQRAESVAPEVLVKLATTVNPDGVVATARRSQLHRVPSPAIDLGIAAERLQDPGNLGTTIRTAVAAEVGGLWLSADSVDPDSPKVLRASAGAWLTLPIAVAADVGAVVRAFQQQGGQAIATLPRAKRTYWDVDLRGPTLILLGNEGAGLSAELSELADVQACIPIAPGVESLNAATAAALLLFEVRRQRCSAKDRAASD